One window of Candidatus Paceibacterota bacterium genomic DNA carries:
- a CDS encoding HD domain-containing protein: MKLLHNQHFEIPKEIMNVLETLEKSGFEAYIVGGCVRGLLTGFKPRDWDVTTNATPEEIIKLFPKTFYENTYGTVGVVNEDVSTRTEEGIPDETLRVVEVTPYRLESTYSDNRRPDAVTFSKNIEDDLKRRDFTINAIALSVKKVGTKLEEKIIDPHGGIADIEKKILRTVGKSEDRFGEDALRILRAIRISTETDFAIEKETEMGIRKYAPLLAKISKERIRDEFVKILMSKEPMKGIIMAQNMGILKYIVPELEVGIGVAQNQAHAFDVWTHLLKSLQHAADKNWSLEIRLSALLHDIGKPESKRQPADKKDPTFYGHEVIGARMTKKILENLKFSNKIIEKVTLLVRWHMFFSDTEQITLSAVRRMVANVGKENIWDLMNVRACDRIGTGRPKESPYRLRKYKSMIEEAMRDPISVTMLKIDGNKIIEVTKTPAGPKVGFILHALLEEVLDDPKLNTEEYLEEKAQKLITLSEEELKKLGKLGVAKKEALEEKEKEEIRKKHWVK; this comes from the coding sequence ATGAAACTCCTTCACAACCAACATTTTGAGATCCCAAAAGAGATCATGAATGTACTAGAGACGCTCGAAAAGAGCGGTTTTGAGGCATATATCGTTGGTGGATGTGTACGTGGGCTTCTTACTGGCTTTAAACCTCGCGATTGGGACGTCACCACAAACGCTACTCCGGAAGAAATCATAAAGCTATTTCCAAAAACATTTTACGAAAATACGTACGGCACCGTCGGCGTAGTGAATGAAGATGTCTCTACTCGAACAGAAGAGGGGATTCCTGATGAGACGTTGCGTGTGGTAGAAGTCACACCGTACCGCCTCGAGTCAACTTATTCTGACAACAGACGACCTGATGCTGTTACGTTCAGCAAAAATATTGAAGATGATTTAAAGCGAAGAGATTTCACCATAAACGCGATCGCGCTTTCTGTAAAAAAAGTTGGAACGAAACTTGAAGAAAAAATTATTGACCCGCACGGAGGAATTGCGGATATCGAAAAGAAAATATTGCGAACGGTAGGGAAGAGCGAAGATAGATTTGGAGAAGATGCGCTCCGCATTCTTCGGGCTATTCGCATTTCCACAGAGACAGATTTTGCGATCGAAAAAGAAACTGAAATGGGAATTCGAAAATACGCTCCGCTTCTCGCGAAAATTTCTAAAGAAAGGATCCGTGATGAGTTCGTAAAAATACTGATGTCCAAAGAGCCGATGAAGGGCATAATTATGGCTCAAAATATGGGTATTTTGAAATATATCGTTCCAGAGCTTGAGGTGGGAATCGGAGTTGCACAAAACCAAGCCCACGCATTTGATGTCTGGACGCATCTTCTCAAATCACTCCAACACGCAGCAGATAAAAATTGGTCTCTTGAAATTCGTCTTTCTGCACTCCTTCATGACATTGGAAAACCGGAAAGCAAACGCCAGCCGGCAGATAAAAAAGATCCGACATTCTACGGCCACGAAGTGATCGGTGCTCGCATGACAAAAAAGATCCTTGAAAATCTTAAGTTCTCAAATAAAATAATTGAGAAGGTGACACTTCTTGTACGATGGCATATGTTTTTCTCCGACACGGAACAGATAACACTTTCTGCTGTGCGAAGAATGGTTGCCAATGTTGGCAAAGAAAATATTTGGGATCTTATGAATGTTCGCGCTTGCGACAGGATTGGAACAGGAAGACCGAAAGAAAGTCCATACCGGCTTCGAAAATATAAATCAATGATCGAGGAAGCGATGCGAGATCCGATCTCTGTCACGATGCTCAAGATTGATGGAAATAAAATTATTGAAGTGACGAAAACACCTGCAGGGCCAAAAGTAGGCTTTATTCTCCATGCTTTGCTTGAAGAAGTACTTGATGATCCTAAGCTCAATACAGAGGAATATCTGGAGGAAAAGGCTCAAAAACTCATTACTTTGTCAGAGGAGGAATTGAAAAAACTCGGGAAACTCGGCGTTGCAAAAAAAGAAGCTCTCGAAGAGAAGGAGAAGGAAGAAATACGCAAAAAGCATTGGGTGAAATAG
- a CDS encoding tyrosine-type recombinase/integrase — protein sequence MANLDELKKEFLQYVEIDKGRSKKTVENYERYLTRFLQYSKLKKPTDITDSAVREFRLWLNRQSAKPTRGDSDTLKKKTQNYYLIALRSFLKYLVYRGIPSLSPDRIELAKVPERSIDTISSEELSRVLKAAEGDSLKQLRDRAILEMLFSTGLRVSELCKLPRDLDISRDEFSVRGKGEKVRVVFLSKTAKEMLQKYLKKRKDMDDSLFTQIEERGFGKIDRKNKGMQLSSRSVERLVKHYAIKAGVSKKVTPHSLRHSFATDLLQNGADLRSVQMLLGHSNISTTQIYTHMTDKHLHDIHKQFHDKKRN from the coding sequence ATGGCGAATTTAGATGAACTCAAAAAGGAATTTCTCCAATACGTTGAAATTGACAAGGGACGAAGCAAAAAAACCGTTGAAAACTATGAGCGCTACTTAACTCGCTTTCTTCAGTATTCGAAACTCAAAAAACCAACCGATATCACGGATTCCGCTGTCCGGGAATTCCGGCTTTGGCTCAATCGCCAGAGTGCAAAACCGACTCGCGGTGATTCCGATACGCTCAAAAAGAAAACCCAGAATTATTATCTCATCGCTCTTCGCTCATTTCTCAAATATTTAGTCTACCGAGGCATTCCTTCCCTCTCGCCGGACAGGATTGAGCTTGCAAAGGTGCCAGAGCGCTCGATCGATACCATTTCTTCTGAAGAACTCTCTCGCGTCCTTAAAGCGGCAGAGGGCGATAGTCTCAAACAGCTCCGTGACCGAGCCATTCTTGAGATGCTTTTCTCCACCGGCCTTCGAGTATCAGAACTTTGTAAACTTCCTCGGGATTTGGACATTAGCCGAGACGAATTCTCTGTCCGGGGGAAAGGTGAGAAGGTTCGAGTAGTATTTCTCTCAAAAACTGCAAAAGAAATGCTTCAAAAGTATTTGAAAAAGCGAAAAGATATGGACGATTCCCTTTTCACCCAAATAGAAGAGCGAGGATTCGGGAAAATCGATAGAAAAAATAAAGGAATGCAGCTTTCTTCGCGTTCAGTAGAGCGTTTGGTGAAACACTATGCGATCAAGGCCGGAGTCTCGAAAAAAGTCACCCCGCACAGCTTGCGCCACAGCTTCGCCACTGACTTATTGCAAAATGGGGCTGATCTGCGCTCTGTGCAGATGCTTCTTGGGCATTCAAACATAAGTACGACACAGATCTATACGCATATGACAGACAAACATCTCCACGACATTCACAAGCAGTTTCATGATAAGAAACGAAACTAG
- a CDS encoding A/G-specific adenine glycosylase, with protein MKVSNQNIKKFQQTIWNYYAKNKRQMPWRETTDPYKILVSEIMLQQTQVSRVIPKYESFTKRFPTVQKLAQANMGDVLKLWQGLGYNRRALNLKRAAEMVVRDFGGEVPNDLEKLDSLPGVGAATAGAVAAYAWNKPTLFIETNIRRTFLHFFFDDADCKMVDDKVIFPFVEKALPNSRWNHSSEWFHKEKVTPREWYYALMDYGAMLKATVPNPNRRSAHYAKQSKFAGSNREVRGKILELISAKEKMSEKKLLEEIADKRCEANISALIKEGFLKRKGAIIKISNSQYSISNEREKIPAKN; from the coding sequence GTGAAAGTTTCAAACCAAAATATTAAAAAATTCCAGCAAACAATCTGGAATTATTATGCAAAAAACAAACGCCAAATGCCTTGGCGGGAGACTACTGATCCTTATAAAATTTTGGTTTCGGAAATTATGCTTCAGCAGACGCAGGTTTCGCGGGTGATTCCGAAATATGAAAGTTTTACCAAAAGGTTTCCGACGGTGCAAAAATTGGCGCAGGCGAACATGGGTGATGTTTTGAAATTGTGGCAGGGGCTGGGGTACAATCGCCGCGCGCTTAATCTGAAGCGCGCGGCGGAGATGGTTGTGCGGGATTTTGGCGGGGAAGTGCCGAATGATTTGGAGAAACTTGATAGCTTGCCTGGAGTAGGAGCCGCGACCGCCGGGGCGGTCGCGGCCTATGCGTGGAACAAGCCAACACTTTTTATCGAAACAAATATTCGGCGGACGTTTCTCCATTTCTTTTTCGACGATGCGGATTGCAAGATGGTAGATGATAAAGTTATTTTTCCTTTTGTTGAAAAGGCTTTGCCAAATTCTCGATGGAACCATTCGAGCGAATGGTTCCATAAGGAAAAAGTGACTCCGCGCGAATGGTATTACGCACTCATGGATTACGGAGCAATGCTCAAAGCAACTGTACCGAATCCAAATCGCCGAAGTGCTCACTACGCAAAGCAATCGAAATTTGCAGGTTCAAATAGGGAAGTGCGTGGGAAGATTTTGGAACTCATTTCAGCCAAAGAAAAAATGTCAGAGAAAAAACTTTTGGAAGAAATTGCAGATAAGCGATGTGAAGCAAATATTTCGGCGCTCATCAAAGAGGGGTTTTTAAAACGAAAAGGGGCTATAATTAAAATTTCCAATTCCCAATATTCAATTTCCAATGAAAGAGAGAAAATTCCAGCGAAAAATTGA
- a CDS encoding helix-turn-helix domain-containing protein translates to MGIKTEISEFLRELGLRKAEIAVYLAALELGSASASTIAKEADLNRITAYEALKRLSRKGFIRIRAKKSDATKYFVPVEYSELVGKLKLKHEELAETIKRAGLLKKEFEANFTKVDEKPVVLYYEGVEGVKEVLNDTLKDRPKEIISFASAESLDESLDQNFLDSYWQKRTTLGIPTRGIMPNTSKATALFTKEKNQREMRRIKFISDKSYDFKNELDIYGDNISMISLEKGKEHAVIIRSRSMAEGLRAVYETLWNLT, encoded by the coding sequence ATGGGCATAAAAACAGAAATAAGTGAGTTTTTAAGAGAGCTCGGTCTGCGAAAGGCTGAAATAGCAGTATATTTGGCTGCTCTGGAACTTGGTTCGGCTTCGGCAAGTACTATCGCCAAGGAAGCTGACCTCAATAGGATTACTGCCTATGAGGCATTGAAGCGACTTTCTCGCAAGGGTTTTATAAGAATCAGAGCTAAGAAGAGTGACGCTACAAAATATTTTGTGCCAGTCGAGTATTCAGAGCTCGTGGGCAAGCTTAAACTCAAACATGAAGAACTAGCCGAAACGATCAAACGAGCAGGACTTTTGAAAAAAGAATTCGAAGCAAACTTCACCAAAGTCGATGAAAAACCAGTCGTTCTCTACTATGAAGGAGTTGAGGGAGTAAAGGAAGTACTCAATGACACCCTCAAAGACAGGCCGAAGGAAATTATTTCTTTTGCTTCTGCTGAATCTTTAGACGAAAGTCTTGATCAGAATTTTTTAGACAGCTACTGGCAAAAAAGAACAACTCTTGGTATTCCCACGCGTGGAATTATGCCAAACACCTCCAAAGCTACCGCTCTCTTCACAAAAGAGAAAAATCAGAGGGAAATGAGGAGAATAAAATTTATTTCTGACAAATCGTATGATTTCAAAAATGAACTCGATATTTATGGGGACAATATTTCCATGATTTCGCTCGAAAAGGGCAAGGAACATGCTGTTATTATACGAAGCAGGAGTATGGCGGAAGGATTAAGAGCCGTATACGAGACCCTCTGGAATCTAACCTAA
- a CDS encoding RNHCP domain-containing protein — MKERKFQRKIEDFTCEHCGFTVSGTGYTNHCPKCLWSKHVDIHPGDRANTCGGMMRPVGSIYKGGEISVIQRCEKCNFEKKNKIVSEDNFDVLVSLAKNIS, encoded by the coding sequence ATGAAAGAGAGAAAATTCCAGCGAAAAATTGAAGATTTTACCTGTGAGCATTGCGGTTTCACAGTCTCGGGTACCGGGTATACAAATCATTGTCCGAAGTGTCTTTGGAGCAAGCATGTGGACATTCATCCCGGAGACAGAGCAAATACCTGTGGAGGGATGATGCGCCCTGTCGGTTCGATCTATAAAGGTGGCGAAATTTCTGTTATTCAGCGGTGCGAAAAATGTAACTTCGAGAAAAAAAATAAAATAGTTTCAGAAGATAATTTTGATGTTCTCGTTTCACTTGCGAAAAACATTAGTTAA
- a CDS encoding cupin domain-containing protein, with translation MRKKNLDRLIALDVQAKGLLHGTTTARDRAPDDLKVVARKMMATLKSKKCSVITPKRAAYTAGNSLVYCGPDIAMWELFPANGRILVAATIVVIYGNLKEELHYHSSHVISFVLEGEGFLYTEDGKLEAKPGDLVTIPRGIKHLFNCEDGKRMLVFATEISDEPIDHQKNWY, from the coding sequence ATGAGAAAGAAGAATCTTGATCGGCTGATTGCTTTGGATGTTCAGGCAAAAGGATTACTTCACGGCACTACGACTGCACGTGACCGAGCGCCGGATGATTTGAAAGTAGTAGCGAGAAAGATGATGGCAACTCTGAAATCGAAGAAGTGTTCGGTCATTACGCCAAAGCGGGCGGCATACACGGCGGGGAACTCGCTTGTGTACTGCGGGCCGGATATTGCGATGTGGGAATTGTTTCCTGCAAACGGCAGGATTCTCGTTGCCGCGACTATCGTGGTTATCTACGGCAACTTGAAAGAAGAACTTCACTATCACAGCTCGCATGTCATTTCGTTCGTGCTTGAAGGTGAGGGCTTTCTTTATACCGAAGACGGGAAACTGGAAGCCAAGCCCGGAGATCTCGTGACCATACCGCGAGGCATCAAGCATCTCTTCAATTGTGAAGACGGGAAGAGGATGCTGGTTTTCGCAACCGAGATTTCAGACGAGCCGATAGATCATCAGAAAAATTGGTATTAA
- a CDS encoding helix-turn-helix domain-containing protein, protein MAVNETLKKLGLNDKEIKIYLTLLKHGKTKPSSLSSLTKINRATVYNLVNGLLSKGLIAEDLTGKTLYLTPLPPKNLEKILDQQKRELKEREALIKKAIGELSMITPASNYPVPKIQFVEEGNLEKFLYDNILKWQKSMFEHDATWWGFQDHSLLSNYEEYIHFTWQTSYGKHKDFKVKLLGNSAKIEDKVASKYLKSRRDIRFVEGMNFTSTVWVMGDYIAMVATGAHPFYLFEIHDQTLAHNMREVFKKLWEKTQ, encoded by the coding sequence ATGGCAGTAAACGAAACATTAAAAAAATTAGGACTCAATGACAAAGAGATAAAGATTTATCTCACCCTTCTTAAGCATGGGAAAACAAAACCATCCTCACTTTCGAGTTTGACGAAAATAAATCGTGCAACGGTCTACAACTTGGTAAACGGCTTGCTTTCAAAGGGGCTCATCGCCGAAGATCTCACGGGCAAAACCCTCTACCTCACTCCCCTCCCCCCGAAAAATCTGGAAAAAATTCTCGATCAGCAAAAAAGAGAACTGAAAGAAAGAGAAGCTCTCATCAAAAAAGCTATCGGCGAGTTGAGCATGATAACACCAGCCAGCAATTATCCTGTTCCGAAAATTCAATTCGTGGAAGAAGGCAATCTTGAGAAATTTCTCTACGACAACATTCTCAAATGGCAGAAAAGCATGTTCGAACATGATGCCACGTGGTGGGGCTTCCAAGATCATTCCCTTCTCTCAAACTATGAAGAGTATATTCATTTCACTTGGCAGACTTCCTATGGAAAACATAAAGATTTCAAAGTAAAACTCTTGGGTAATTCCGCAAAAATTGAAGATAAAGTAGCGAGTAAATACTTAAAATCAAGACGTGATATTCGTTTTGTTGAAGGAATGAATTTCACATCCACTGTCTGGGTAATGGGAGATTATATAGCAATGGTAGCAACTGGCGCTCATCCATTCTATCTATTCGAGATTCACGACCAGACACTTGCTCATAATATGAGGGAGGTATTCAAAAAGCTTTGGGAAAAAACTCAATAA
- a CDS encoding exodeoxyribonuclease III, whose protein sequence is MKIISWNVNGIRAVVKKGLFLPFIEKYDPDILCLQETKAQEHESPVDLPQYEEYWNSAVKKGYSGTAIFTKTKPLSIVNGLPEAISEKFGLCADTYGDPRTEGRVIMAEYKDFYIVTVYTPNAKDDLSRIPLRHKQWDPAFLAYCKSLEKKKPVIFCGDLNVAHTPDDLARPKENDGLKGFTKEERAGFQAFIDAGFVDTFRMSHKGNGFYTWWSHFANARARNVGWRIDYVLVSSGLKDKVTKAEIHPEVMGSDHCPVSITLK, encoded by the coding sequence ATGAAAATCATTTCTTGGAATGTGAATGGTATACGAGCTGTCGTCAAAAAAGGGCTTTTTCTTCCGTTTATCGAAAAATATGATCCGGATATCTTGTGTTTGCAAGAGACAAAGGCGCAAGAGCACGAATCTCCCGTAGATCTGCCCCAATACGAAGAATATTGGAATTCTGCTGTAAAGAAGGGATATTCCGGTACTGCCATCTTTACCAAAACAAAACCTCTTTCTATAGTAAATGGCCTTCCGGAGGCAATAAGTGAGAAATTTGGGCTTTGTGCAGATACCTATGGAGATCCTCGGACCGAAGGGCGCGTCATTATGGCTGAATATAAGGATTTTTATATCGTCACGGTCTATACTCCCAACGCGAAAGATGATTTGAGTCGAATTCCCCTTCGACATAAGCAATGGGATCCGGCATTTCTTGCGTATTGTAAAAGTTTAGAAAAGAAAAAACCTGTCATCTTTTGCGGAGATCTGAATGTTGCCCATACTCCCGATGATTTGGCCCGGCCGAAAGAAAATGATGGGCTCAAAGGTTTCACCAAAGAAGAACGAGCGGGATTCCAAGCTTTCATTGATGCTGGATTTGTCGACACATTCAGAATGTCTCACAAAGGAAATGGTTTCTATACTTGGTGGTCGCACTTCGCCAACGCTCGAGCTCGAAATGTGGGCTGGAGAATAGACTATGTACTTGTGTCTTCGGGATTGAAAGATAAAGTTACAAAGGCTGAAATTCACCCGGAAGTCATGGGTTCAGATCATTGCCCAGTCTCTATAACATTGAAATAG
- a CDS encoding helix-turn-helix domain-containing protein encodes MQDKHTELKIKMQSFGFSEKETDVYVALLELGKATVSKISLGAGINRTTGYDILASLVSKKLVSVSGKEPKQEYAAEPPTAITEYLKRRISETEGYIKQAEKILPELTLLHTIENRPKIRFYEGTEGLQYVYEDTLTSSETIRGYAAVDEMHKALPNYFPEYYKRRAAKGISIRAILPKSAISLERGTHDVEEKRDTAFIPADKYQFAPEIDIYDNKVMIASWREKLGIIIESEEIADAMKKIYELAWAEAKRLDKETTKIN; translated from the coding sequence ATGCAAGACAAACACACGGAACTCAAAATCAAAATGCAATCCTTCGGCTTCAGTGAGAAAGAAACTGATGTGTATGTTGCGCTTCTTGAACTCGGCAAAGCGACTGTCTCTAAAATTTCTCTCGGAGCAGGAATAAACCGCACAACTGGGTACGACATCCTTGCCTCCCTTGTGAGTAAGAAGCTCGTGAGTGTTTCCGGCAAGGAACCGAAACAGGAATATGCAGCCGAACCGCCAACAGCTATCACTGAATATTTGAAGCGGCGAATTTCAGAGACAGAAGGATATATAAAACAAGCAGAAAAAATTCTGCCGGAACTCACTCTCCTTCATACAATAGAAAATCGTCCGAAGATAAGATTTTACGAAGGCACCGAAGGACTTCAGTATGTATACGAAGATACTCTCACGAGCTCCGAGACAATTCGCGGATATGCGGCAGTAGATGAGATGCATAAAGCTCTTCCGAATTATTTTCCCGAGTATTACAAACGCCGGGCGGCCAAAGGAATTTCTATCAGAGCCATTCTTCCGAAAAGTGCGATCAGTCTTGAAAGAGGGACTCACGACGTAGAAGAAAAAAGAGACACCGCTTTCATTCCTGCTGATAAATACCAATTTGCTCCCGAGATAGATATATATGACAACAAAGTAATGATCGCTTCATGGAGAGAAAAGCTCGGCATCATCATTGAAAGCGAAGAGATCGCAGACGCAATGAAGAAGATATATGAACTCGCTTGGGCAGAGGCGAAAAGGTTGGATAAGGAAACAACAAAAATAAATTAA
- a CDS encoding NUDIX hydrolase has protein sequence MTDQKDITLQVGVKAFLKNKKGKFLLLRRSEKYKDIKGNWDIVGGRINPGSSLSDNLKREILEETGLVLHETPEILTAQDILRVHGKHIVRITYLANIEGNPKIDAESTDFKWMTIAEMKAEKELDMFVREILDQGLLN, from the coding sequence ATGACCGATCAAAAAGACATAACTCTACAAGTTGGAGTAAAAGCATTTCTAAAAAATAAAAAAGGAAAGTTTCTCCTCCTGCGAAGATCTGAAAAGTATAAGGATATCAAGGGAAATTGGGATATTGTCGGAGGAAGAATCAATCCAGGAAGCTCTCTCTCGGACAATCTGAAGAGGGAAATACTCGAAGAAACAGGACTTGTTTTACATGAAACGCCTGAAATCCTTACTGCCCAAGACATATTAAGGGTTCACGGGAAACATATTGTGAGAATTACTTATCTGGCAAACATTGAAGGAAACCCGAAAATTGATGCTGAAAGCACTGATTTTAAGTGGATGACTATTGCAGAAATGAAAGCAGAGAAGGAGCTTGATATGTTTGTCCGAGAGATTCTAGATCAAGGTCTGTTAAACTAG
- a CDS encoding NYN domain-containing protein has product MTVIKHKEQRVGIFIDTQNLYHSAKNLYHARVNFGQIIKDGLAGRALIRAVAYVITTESGEEKPFFEALEKVGIETKTKNLQIFAGGSKKADWDVGLAVDAIKAAPKLDTVIIVSGDGDFVPLIEYLKVNEGCQVEVMAFGKSTSQKLVEASDDFIDLCENPKKYLLSQGGPRRG; this is encoded by the coding sequence ATGACAGTAATTAAACACAAAGAACAGAGAGTCGGTATTTTTATAGATACACAGAACCTCTACCATAGCGCGAAAAATCTGTATCACGCTCGGGTCAATTTCGGACAGATCATTAAAGACGGACTTGCGGGCCGAGCGCTCATCAGAGCGGTCGCCTACGTCATCACCACGGAAAGCGGTGAGGAAAAGCCCTTTTTCGAAGCGCTTGAAAAAGTCGGCATCGAAACAAAGACAAAAAATCTCCAGATTTTCGCTGGAGGAAGCAAGAAAGCAGACTGGGACGTCGGACTTGCGGTGGATGCTATCAAGGCGGCGCCGAAGCTCGACACAGTTATCATCGTTTCCGGAGACGGGGACTTTGTTCCGCTCATCGAATACTTAAAAGTAAACGAGGGATGCCAAGTGGAAGTGATGGCCTTCGGGAAATCTACTTCACAGAAGCTTGTCGAAGCGTCGGATGACTTTATCGACCTTTGCGAAAATCCTAAGAAATATCTCTTGAGCCAAGGTGGCCCACGCCGGGGATAA
- a CDS encoding YraN family protein, with translation MKRLNLADPIGIKGEDIACKYLEKKGYRIVCRNYLKRWGEIDIVAQKDKKLYFVEVKTVSREINLSYPKNVPRVTEDEYRPEENIHEWKLKRLGRVVQSYLLEKYEDDEPEWEFLVAIVLLDMKKKIANVKLLDDIVL, from the coding sequence GTGAAACGACTTAATCTCGCAGACCCAATAGGCATTAAAGGCGAGGATATTGCTTGTAAGTATCTCGAGAAAAAAGGATACAGAATTGTCTGTCGAAACTATCTGAAGAGGTGGGGAGAGATAGATATTGTCGCTCAAAAGGACAAAAAACTCTATTTTGTTGAAGTAAAGACCGTTTCACGTGAAATCAATCTGTCGTACCCTAAGAATGTTCCACGTGTAACAGAGGATGAATATAGGCCCGAGGAAAATATACACGAATGGAAGCTTAAAAGACTTGGTAGGGTAGTACAAAGCTACCTTCTGGAGAAATATGAGGACGATGAACCAGAATGGGAATTTTTAGTAGCGATTGTTCTTTTGGATATGAAAAAGAAAATCGCTAATGTAAAGCTCCTAGATGATATTGTCCTTTAG
- the rpsO gene encoding 30S ribosomal protein S15 yields the protein MLTKTKKQRVMKETRIHDKDTGSPEVQIALLTKRIAELAGHLKKHQKDNHSRRGLLQMVADRQTHMAYLLKKNPKRHSAILKHLDIKKAK from the coding sequence ATGTTAACAAAGACAAAGAAACAGCGGGTAATGAAAGAAACACGGATCCACGATAAGGATACCGGTTCTCCTGAAGTACAGATCGCTCTTCTCACGAAGAGAATTGCTGAATTGGCAGGACATTTGAAGAAACACCAAAAGGACAACCACTCACGACGAGGACTTCTCCAGATGGTAGCAGACAGACAGACTCACATGGCATATCTTTTGAAGAAAAATCCAAAGAGACACTCTGCAATCCTCAAACATCTCGATATCAAGAAGGCAAAATAA
- a CDS encoding trypsin-like peptidase domain-containing protein, with protein sequence MKEFLTTAVFKLVVTATAVIQFFLATPKQTVTPPSPVHLSQIAQVQQIPEIVLPDPFSLLSPENFQVENVPAKKFLPLIPKKVASRQNPVPQVATSKPQILDPRLHGWDLTNAKIAPAVVNIFCTLQTRNIIRTSTGSGVVIDPRGVILTNAHIAQYLLLADTATNPKTDCAIRNGNPAKGNAFAKLLYISPAWINAHGGDLLNPSPVGTGEHDYALLMSNTRSFAPLAHENTEPGEDTILAGYPSPFTSLSSRDNLNFLSVLTQTEKTQGFRGNGDDLLYFGGSLLAERGSSGGPVINEDGKVLGILVTATPGITVASRESRAISASYIQKDFREENGTSIQEFLSGDLNSARINFMNQYGNSLGAKLLQNFN encoded by the coding sequence ATGAAAGAATTTCTAACCACCGCTGTCTTTAAACTTGTCGTCACAGCCACGGCAGTCATTCAATTTTTCCTCGCCACACCAAAGCAGACCGTGACTCCGCCCTCCCCTGTTCACCTGTCACAAATTGCGCAAGTACAACAAATTCCTGAAATTGTTTTGCCGGATCCGTTCTCGCTTCTTTCGCCAGAAAATTTCCAAGTAGAAAATGTGCCAGCAAAAAAATTCCTTCCGCTCATACCAAAGAAAGTAGCTTCCCGGCAAAACCCTGTACCGCAAGTTGCGACTTCGAAACCGCAAATTCTAGACCCCCGACTTCACGGCTGGGATCTCACCAATGCAAAAATTGCACCGGCTGTCGTAAATATTTTCTGCACACTCCAAACTAGAAATATCATTCGCACTTCAACAGGTAGCGGGGTCGTCATCGACCCACGGGGAGTGATTCTCACCAATGCTCACATCGCTCAATATCTTCTTCTCGCAGACACAGCAACAAATCCAAAAACAGATTGCGCGATACGAAATGGCAATCCAGCAAAAGGAAATGCTTTCGCAAAACTTCTTTACATAAGCCCTGCTTGGATCAACGCCCACGGTGGCGATCTCTTAAATCCAAGTCCAGTTGGAACGGGAGAACATGACTACGCACTTCTCATGTCCAACACTCGTTCTTTCGCACCACTCGCACATGAAAATACTGAACCAGGAGAAGACACTATCCTCGCCGGATACCCATCGCCTTTCACTTCCCTTTCTTCTCGCGACAATCTGAATTTTCTTTCCGTCCTAACTCAAACTGAAAAGACTCAAGGATTTCGTGGTAATGGCGATGATCTTCTCTATTTCGGCGGTTCACTTCTTGCTGAACGAGGCTCTTCCGGCGGGCCAGTAATAAATGAAGATGGAAAAGTCTTAGGAATCCTTGTTACAGCCACCCCAGGAATTACTGTCGCATCGAGAGAGTCGCGAGCAATTTCTGCCTCCTACATTCAAAAAGATTTTCGAGAAGAAAACGGAACAAGCATTCAAGAATTTTTATCCGGAGATTTAAATTCCGCACGAATAAATTTCATGAATCAATATGGAAATAGTTTAGGCGCGAAACTTCTCCAAAATTTTAACTAA